From Oceanispirochaeta sp., a single genomic window includes:
- a CDS encoding tetratricopeptide repeat protein: FEYLGNQKAEKSVLAAEVIESKLNVYLTAADEDKAVVKEELSSLIEAAGNDYKGLYAHMRALNAEAQVLAEEGDWTGAAASYIAIADNFPDSYMAPVSLLNASAMEEESGDIETALTLLERVIAEYKDLSADIPEALFNMGRLNEGLGDPVKAQEYYNRISDDYSSSSWTNLAKSRIIALNARS; encoded by the coding sequence CTTCGAATATCTCGGAAATCAAAAAGCTGAGAAGTCAGTGCTGGCAGCTGAGGTTATTGAATCCAAATTAAACGTTTATCTGACAGCTGCTGATGAGGACAAAGCCGTTGTAAAAGAGGAATTGTCTTCTCTTATTGAAGCCGCCGGGAACGATTATAAGGGATTATATGCTCACATGAGAGCATTGAATGCGGAAGCACAGGTTTTGGCAGAAGAGGGTGACTGGACGGGAGCCGCTGCTTCTTATATTGCCATTGCCGATAATTTCCCTGATAGTTATATGGCCCCTGTGTCTCTGTTAAACGCTTCTGCCATGGAAGAGGAATCTGGCGACATTGAGACTGCACTGACTCTTCTTGAAAGAGTTATCGCCGAATACAAAGATCTCTCTGCTGATATTCCTGAGGCACTTTTCAATATGGGCCGCTTGAATGAAGGCCTGGGAGATCCTGTTAAAGCTCAGGAATATTATAACCGGATAAGCGACGACTATAGCTCTTCAAGTTGGACTAACCTGGCGAAAAGCCGTATAATTGCATTAAATGCCCGTAGTTGA